The Paenibacillus sp. YPG26 genome includes a window with the following:
- a CDS encoding Crp/Fnr family transcriptional regulator, which translates to MKDILYKYMSRWTSLNDEDQQAIVDEISIEEFKKGTDLIAQGDVPTKCYFILKGCVRQYAIQEDGREITSNFYTEEQAIAIFNHHKPDKSSDYTFTCTEDSVMVVGDLDTEKDMYNKHPQLESMTRRMIEESFSQVQEEFALFIASSPEERFRTLLMKRPSLIDRVPQHQLASYLGVTPESISRIKKRIEST; encoded by the coding sequence ATGAAGGACATTCTATACAAGTACATGTCAAGATGGACTTCCCTTAATGACGAAGATCAGCAAGCTATTGTGGATGAGATCAGTATAGAAGAATTTAAAAAGGGGACAGATCTTATTGCACAAGGAGATGTTCCCACAAAATGTTATTTCATCTTAAAAGGCTGCGTAAGGCAGTATGCTATCCAGGAGGATGGTAGAGAGATCACCTCCAACTTCTACACCGAAGAGCAAGCCATCGCCATTTTCAATCATCACAAACCTGATAAGTCGTCCGATTACACGTTCACGTGCACTGAAGATTCAGTAATGGTCGTTGGTGATTTAGATACGGAAAAAGACATGTACAATAAACACCCTCAATTAGAGTCGATGACCCGCAGAATGATAGAGGAGAGCTTTAGCCAAGTTCAGGAGGAATTCGCCTTGTTTATCGCTTCTTCGCCTGAAGAACGCTTCAGGACACTGCTCATGAAACGCCCATCTCTCATCGACCGGGTACCCCAACATCAGTTGGCCAGTTATCTCGGCGTTACCCCGGAGTCTATAAGTAGAATTAAGAAAAGAATCGAATCCACATGA
- a CDS encoding MFS transporter, translating into MTQRKRPQNDLMYPWYVLSVTSLGAFLVLINIGTLNVALPELSRYFHADATTSSWILLSYMLVNTILILVFGQISDIFGKRRMYLIGLAVFTVTSLLLGYSPNVEVLILLRIVQAAGGALVVTNTTPLITDAFPKTQLGTGLGLNILSASIAQVLGPVVGGLVTTAWGWRWVFWFNVPFGIMALIWGLRILREKPLTGPRTKVDRYGGILVFIALAGLIIALSKGGELGWGDKQVIGGFAVFAIITPIFLWHEHRSASPLLDISLFKNWMFGMANIATFFHSFARTAVALLFALYYQFAFHYDALEAGLRILPITIGMLIISPIAGMLTKRIALRVLSSLGILLSIAGLLLLLFVLGGNFPYGATACGMLFIGIGTGLFLTPNTMEIMSSVPENSRGVANGLRSMLYNLGQVLSTALSLTIVSAALPAHMKNVLYSGKNAVISNVDFAFIIHGYRWVIIALLWTSLLALAASWLRPHPRNRAYEGSSVAS; encoded by the coding sequence ATGACCCAAAGGAAACGTCCCCAGAATGATCTGATGTATCCTTGGTATGTCTTATCCGTAACTAGTCTCGGTGCGTTTCTGGTTCTAATCAATATTGGAACGCTAAATGTCGCCTTGCCGGAACTAAGCCGGTATTTTCATGCGGATGCAACAACCTCCAGCTGGATTTTGCTTTCCTACATGCTGGTTAATACCATTCTGATTTTGGTCTTCGGTCAAATTTCGGATATTTTCGGAAAAAGAAGGATGTACTTAATAGGGTTGGCCGTCTTTACCGTAACCAGTCTGCTTCTTGGCTATTCCCCGAACGTAGAGGTACTCATTCTTCTCCGAATCGTACAGGCTGCCGGAGGGGCGCTCGTGGTGACGAACACAACGCCGCTGATCACGGACGCTTTTCCCAAAACACAGCTTGGCACCGGTCTAGGCCTGAATATCTTGTCCGCTTCGATCGCGCAGGTGCTTGGCCCTGTCGTCGGCGGCCTGGTCACGACGGCTTGGGGCTGGAGGTGGGTGTTCTGGTTCAATGTTCCTTTCGGGATCATGGCTCTCATTTGGGGCCTCCGGATTCTACGAGAGAAGCCGCTGACAGGGCCTCGTACCAAAGTCGATCGATATGGGGGGATCTTAGTCTTTATCGCTTTAGCTGGTTTAATCATAGCTCTATCCAAGGGGGGAGAGCTCGGCTGGGGAGACAAGCAGGTGATTGGAGGTTTTGCTGTATTCGCGATCATAACCCCTATATTTTTATGGCATGAGCATCGATCGGCTTCTCCTTTGCTGGATATAAGCCTTTTCAAAAATTGGATGTTCGGTATGGCGAATATCGCTACCTTCTTTCATTCCTTTGCTCGCACGGCTGTTGCCCTGCTTTTCGCTCTGTACTATCAATTTGCCTTCCACTATGACGCACTTGAGGCCGGTCTAAGGATTCTTCCCATTACGATAGGAATGTTGATCATATCTCCCATTGCCGGCATGTTAACCAAGAGAATCGCCCTTCGAGTCCTATCCTCGCTTGGAATACTCCTATCCATAGCAGGACTACTGCTGCTCTTATTCGTACTCGGAGGGAATTTCCCTTACGGGGCCACCGCATGCGGGATGTTGTTCATCGGGATCGGGACTGGCTTATTTCTTACGCCCAATACGATGGAAATCATGTCGTCCGTTCCTGAGAACAGCCGAGGGGTGGCCAATGGGCTGCGGTCCATGCTCTATAACTTGGGCCAGGTGCTGAGTACGGCGCTTTCTTTAACCATTGTCAGTGCGGCGCTGCCAGCCCATATGAAGAACGTGCTGTATTCCGGAAAAAACGCTGTAATTTCAAACGTTGATTTTGCTTTCATCATTCACGGCTACCGCTGGGTCATCATCGCATTGCTATGGACTTCCCTATTGGCCCTTGCAGCCTCATGGTTGCGTCCTCATCCGAGAAACAGAGCCTACGAGGGCTCTTCCGTAGCCAGCTGA
- a CDS encoding hydrolase: protein MEKLFEPQKTALVVIDLQKWLGNQYAPYSAEQVVSNAAALADEFRKQGSMVALVRVSSKDLKDIPKPKLDTTAPALNLPEGWDEIVPEMRVADTDHIITKKQWGAFYGTELDLQLRRRGIDTIVLCGIATGLGVDTTAREAFMRGYQQIFAIDAMTGFSQAEHDYVKSYIFPRIGRTRTTQDIISTFTKERS, encoded by the coding sequence ATGGAAAAGTTATTTGAACCGCAAAAAACAGCGCTGGTTGTCATTGATCTGCAAAAGTGGTTAGGGAACCAATACGCCCCTTATTCCGCCGAGCAGGTGGTGTCAAACGCCGCCGCCTTGGCAGATGAATTCCGTAAGCAAGGATCTATGGTTGCCCTGGTTAGGGTATCCAGCAAGGACCTGAAGGATATTCCTAAACCGAAGCTGGATACAACTGCACCTGCGCTGAATTTGCCGGAGGGTTGGGATGAAATCGTGCCGGAAATGCGGGTCGCCGATACAGACCACATCATTACCAAGAAGCAGTGGGGGGCCTTTTATGGAACAGAGCTCGACCTGCAGCTGCGCCGCAGGGGAATCGATACCATCGTCTTGTGCGGCATCGCAACCGGACTTGGTGTGGATACGACTGCGCGGGAAGCGTTTATGCGTGGCTATCAGCAGATTTTTGCGATTGATGCGATGACCGGATTTTCCCAAGCCGAACATGATTACGTGAAGAGCTATATTTTCCCGCGTATCGGGCGAACTCGGACCACACAAGACATCATCTCAACCTTTACTAAAGAGAGATCGTAA
- a CDS encoding DUF4260 domain-containing protein, with the protein MTNKQIVHVEYALAFALSFLIYMQLHFPIWLFVVLLFVPDLTMLGYTMNKKIGAIIYNLGHTFIFPLLFALGYLYFSNVYLLLASIIWIAHVCMDRAIGAGLKYQDSSFTNTHIQRL; encoded by the coding sequence ATGACGAATAAACAAATCGTTCATGTTGAATATGCACTTGCCTTTGCACTTTCCTTTTTGATTTACATGCAGCTCCATTTTCCCATATGGTTGTTCGTTGTTCTTTTATTCGTTCCTGATCTTACAATGCTTGGGTACACAATGAATAAGAAAATAGGTGCGATTATTTATAATTTGGGACACACCTTTATTTTTCCCCTGCTTTTTGCATTAGGCTACTTATATTTTTCAAACGTTTATCTATTATTAGCATCGATCATCTGGATCGCTCATGTATGTATGGATAGAGCAATAGGTGCTGGGTTGAAATATCAAGATTCTTCATTTACTAATACACATATACAAAGGCTTTAA
- a CDS encoding VOC family protein — translation MSAIAYLNFDGVAEQAIEFYAEALQATEVKKVNYKDFPQDPSYPLPDNELNMIMESSITFAGGRIMMSDLLPSMKSVTGELLKGNNVWISLVYDDQQELEIYFNRLSVGGHVIMPLSPTPWSSCFGMLVDRFGVCWKFNRDADRFLDQVMLSSHDN, via the coding sequence ATGTCTGCTATTGCATATTTGAACTTTGATGGAGTTGCCGAACAAGCGATTGAATTTTATGCGGAGGCTCTACAAGCAACTGAAGTGAAAAAGGTTAATTACAAGGACTTCCCGCAGGACCCAAGCTACCCGCTGCCCGACAACGAGTTGAATATGATTATGGAGTCTTCGATCACATTCGCAGGCGGAAGAATCATGATGTCAGATTTGCTGCCTTCCATGAAGAGCGTAACGGGTGAGCTGCTGAAAGGAAATAACGTATGGATTAGCTTAGTCTATGACGATCAGCAAGAACTGGAAATATACTTCAATCGTCTATCGGTTGGCGGTCATGTGATCATGCCATTATCTCCTACTCCGTGGTCCTCCTGCTTCGGAATGCTGGTGGATAGGTTTGGGGTCTGCTGGAAGTTTAATCGTGACGCCGATAGGTTTCTTGATCAAGTGATGTTGAGCAGCCACGATAATTGA
- a CDS encoding ABC-F family ATP-binding cassette domain-containing protein — protein sequence MIKVEHLSFSFPQKELYTDISFTLEEGQHCAFIGTSGSGKSTLIEMLMDPEKHLFDGKLEIDPNCRIGYVSQFSQVDPAKEMTVFEYMSEEFTKIQEKLGVIYAEMATTSDMDSLMEEYQLILDTVESMGGDDFESRIHKKLNLANLAKLKDVSVTSISGGEFKLIQVMKEMLTNPDLMIMDEPDVFLDFENLNALRKLINSHKGMLLVVTHNRYLLNHCFNKVIHLENAEIQEFDGSYIEYHFTLLQTKIELQEIAVAEAEEIARYDHIIDNLRAIATYNSEASRGRALKARVKFQERLEARRIKAPFVEIKQPDIRFGIEHELEDAVVVKVDNYSVAFEELLLEHVDFEIKSTDKVAIIGPNGTGKTTLLRDIFRNHHESIEVHTDAKVAYLSQLQGETLQDSNTILNEFIDAGFKTYDEVRAYLADYGFEGEVLEQKIESLSGGEKNMLQLAKVAASQANLLLLDEPTSHLDIYTQIALEKAIIDYKGAIVMVSHDFYSVVNGMDYVLIVDHKTIRKMSMRKFRQMIYASHFDKDYLEIEQKKKSVEMQIESALKDTNFELAKGLVDELEALIKQLSALSQAPQA from the coding sequence ATGATCAAAGTTGAACACTTATCCTTCTCGTTCCCGCAAAAAGAACTGTATACCGACATCTCGTTCACACTCGAGGAAGGGCAGCACTGCGCCTTTATCGGAACAAGCGGCAGCGGGAAGAGCACCCTGATCGAGATGCTGATGGACCCGGAAAAGCATTTGTTCGACGGCAAGCTGGAGATCGATCCGAACTGCCGAATCGGGTACGTCAGCCAGTTCTCGCAAGTGGACCCGGCCAAGGAAATGACTGTTTTTGAATATATGAGTGAAGAATTCACCAAGATTCAAGAGAAGCTGGGTGTAATTTATGCCGAAATGGCGACGACATCAGATATGGATTCACTGATGGAGGAGTATCAGCTTATTCTGGACACGGTGGAGTCGATGGGCGGAGACGATTTCGAGAGCCGCATCCATAAGAAGCTGAACCTGGCCAATCTCGCGAAGTTAAAGGATGTTAGCGTAACCTCTATAAGCGGCGGGGAATTCAAGCTTATTCAAGTCATGAAGGAAATGCTGACGAATCCGGACTTGATGATTATGGACGAGCCGGATGTATTCTTGGACTTCGAGAATCTGAACGCGCTTAGAAAGTTAATCAATTCCCACAAAGGCATGCTGCTGGTCGTTACGCACAACCGCTATCTGCTTAACCACTGCTTCAATAAAGTCATTCACCTGGAGAATGCGGAAATTCAAGAGTTTGACGGAAGCTATATCGAATATCATTTCACGCTGCTTCAGACCAAAATCGAGCTGCAGGAGATCGCCGTCGCTGAAGCAGAAGAGATCGCGCGATACGATCACATCATCGACAACCTCAGAGCGATCGCGACTTATAATTCAGAAGCATCCAGAGGCCGAGCGTTAAAAGCCAGAGTGAAGTTCCAGGAGAGACTGGAAGCGCGCAGAATCAAAGCGCCGTTCGTCGAGATCAAGCAGCCGGACATCCGCTTCGGGATCGAGCATGAACTGGAAGACGCTGTTGTCGTGAAAGTCGATAATTATAGCGTGGCTTTCGAGGAGCTGCTGTTGGAACACGTAGACTTTGAGATCAAATCCACGGATAAAGTCGCTATCATCGGTCCGAACGGTACCGGGAAAACGACTTTGCTGCGGGATATCTTCCGCAACCATCATGAGTCGATCGAAGTTCATACGGATGCGAAAGTGGCTTACTTATCTCAGCTTCAAGGCGAAACGCTGCAAGATTCGAATACGATCCTGAATGAATTCATCGACGCCGGATTCAAGACTTATGATGAGGTCAGAGCATATCTAGCTGACTACGGCTTCGAAGGAGAAGTTCTTGAGCAGAAGATCGAGTCGTTGTCCGGCGGAGAGAAGAACATGCTCCAATTGGCTAAAGTCGCGGCCAGTCAAGCCAACCTGCTGCTGCTTGACGAACCGACGAGCCATTTGGACATCTATACACAGATCGCGCTGGAAAAAGCCATCATCGACTATAAAGGTGCGATCGTTATGGTATCGCACGATTTCTATTCCGTCGTTAACGGGATGGATTATGTGCTGATCGTTGATCACAAGACCATTCGAAAAATGAGTATGCGAAAATTCAGACAGATGATCTACGCCAGTCATTTCGATAAAGACTACTTAGAAATTGAGCAAAAGAAAAAGTCGGTCGAAATGCAAATCGAGTCGGCTCTGAAAGATACGAATTTCGAACTTGCCAAAGGCTTGGTTGATGAACTGGAAGCATTGATCAAGCAGTTGTCTGCGCTCTCGCAGGCGCCACAGGCTTAG
- a CDS encoding YafY family protein, with product MDKVERLISIIMILLRKELVSTKEFSQLFHVSKRTILRDMETLSLSNIPIYSVNGVKGGYGIMEEYKVDKRLLSSSDLENILTALGGLEQLLLTEEVERTIRKIEAMVSPLSLNRSIQLSFYDWEGRPEILETLKTCQESISKKRLISFGYTDKDGAVTNRMVEPYELHFSESSWYLKGFCTSRQEYRTFKLSRIDHITVDERAFHPRDDWSEQEHQATYVPELTTIKARISPSIKDQIIERYGRRSIEDPSSSSGSLLATINVPQNHTGFQFLAGFGTQLKVLEPAAYVEEFRNYLYQMMENYS from the coding sequence ATGGACAAAGTGGAGAGACTCATTTCGATTATTATGATATTGCTGAGAAAAGAGCTTGTCTCTACAAAGGAATTCTCACAACTATTCCATGTCTCCAAAAGAACGATCCTTCGCGATATGGAAACATTGAGCTTATCGAACATTCCCATCTACTCTGTCAATGGGGTCAAAGGCGGCTATGGCATTATGGAAGAATACAAAGTTGATAAACGCCTTTTAAGCAGCTCCGATCTAGAAAATATATTGACTGCGCTCGGCGGATTGGAACAACTTCTTCTTACTGAAGAAGTGGAAAGAACGATAAGAAAAATAGAGGCAATGGTCAGCCCATTGTCTCTGAATCGTTCCATTCAACTGTCGTTCTATGATTGGGAAGGCCGGCCCGAGATTCTTGAAACCTTGAAGACATGCCAAGAATCCATTTCTAAGAAGAGGCTGATTTCGTTTGGCTATACAGATAAAGACGGGGCGGTAACAAATAGAATGGTTGAACCCTATGAACTGCATTTTAGCGAATCCAGTTGGTACTTGAAAGGATTCTGTACGTCCCGGCAGGAATATCGCACATTCAAATTATCTCGGATCGATCATATTACCGTGGATGAACGTGCGTTTCATCCTAGAGATGATTGGTCAGAACAAGAACACCAAGCAACTTATGTGCCGGAGCTCACCACGATTAAGGCCCGAATCTCGCCCAGCATCAAAGATCAAATCATCGAAAGGTATGGCCGAAGAAGTATTGAAGACCCCAGTTCTAGCTCCGGATCTCTATTAGCAACCATAAATGTCCCTCAAAACCATACGGGATTCCAGTTCTTGGCAGGCTTCGGCACCCAACTTAAAGTTTTGGAGCCTGCAGCCTATGTTGAGGAATTTCGAAATTATCTATATCAAATGATGGAGAACTATTCTTGA
- a CDS encoding NAD(P)-dependent alcohol dehydrogenase: MRAMIQTSYGPTEVIVAQEIAKPLPGNKEILIRIHAAKVGLSDVAFRKGNPFMIKLIYGLSRPRFAIGGCELAGEIEAVGRDVIHFKPGDHVLGMSPKNFGAYAEYKCLCEVSPLAVIPSNIAFEEAVGICDGGATALTFLRDKAKLRKGQKVLINGASGAVGIYAVQLAKYYGAEVTGVCSGANEGLVIKAGADFVIDYTKEDFTKSKRAYDVVFDAVGKSSFSACKRVLTNKGMYLSTAFKLSTILQMMWTSLFKGKRAVFATAGLMQNKENLTFLMELARNGTLNAVIDRRYPLELLPDAHKYVETERKKGNVIITL; the protein is encoded by the coding sequence ATGAGAGCCATGATTCAAACCTCGTATGGTCCAACTGAAGTGATTGTCGCGCAAGAAATCGCTAAGCCGTTGCCAGGAAACAAGGAGATTCTCATTCGTATCCATGCTGCCAAAGTAGGTCTTTCAGACGTCGCTTTTCGCAAGGGCAATCCGTTTATGATTAAATTGATATACGGACTATCCAGACCAAGATTTGCAATAGGAGGATGCGAATTAGCCGGAGAGATCGAGGCGGTCGGCAGAGATGTAATTCATTTTAAACCGGGGGATCATGTACTAGGGATGAGCCCTAAAAACTTCGGTGCTTACGCCGAATATAAATGTCTTTGCGAAGTGAGCCCCCTTGCTGTTATACCGAGCAACATCGCCTTTGAAGAAGCCGTCGGCATCTGTGACGGGGGTGCCACCGCATTGACGTTTCTAAGAGATAAGGCGAAGTTGCGGAAGGGACAAAAAGTATTGATTAACGGTGCCTCGGGAGCTGTCGGCATCTATGCTGTGCAATTAGCCAAATACTACGGCGCTGAAGTAACCGGTGTTTGCTCTGGCGCCAACGAAGGCCTGGTAATAAAGGCAGGGGCAGATTTCGTTATTGATTATACCAAGGAGGATTTCACGAAGTCGAAAAGAGCTTATGATGTCGTATTTGATGCTGTAGGCAAAAGCTCCTTCTCGGCATGCAAGCGTGTGCTTACGAACAAGGGAATGTATCTGTCTACCGCGTTCAAGCTTTCTACCATTTTACAGATGATGTGGACTTCCCTGTTCAAAGGCAAGCGGGCTGTCTTTGCCACAGCCGGCCTTATGCAAAACAAAGAGAATTTGACGTTTCTTATGGAACTCGCAAGAAATGGAACACTGAACGCCGTGATCGATCGTCGATATCCTCTGGAGCTCCTGCCGGATGCTCACAAATATGTAGAGACCGAACGTAAAAAAGGTAACGTGATTATTACGCTCTAA
- a CDS encoding TetR/AcrR family transcriptional regulator produces MSVTREEVVQSAAKLFKERGFLSTTIQDIADDCGISKGSVYKYFPSKEDIFSEVFDQCHNHYFDQVDELTHRTGLSPEEQFVQQIVLRFRYFIEYKHILVEFTELPIQQDPKFQPLRHKVRGRLIRWHSECLLHVFGEEIQPFLWDLVAIYRAILKEYLFWIVYEEKSLSLEETARFILDKLHVLVKHMRTSDPKSLLNQASFERYLNWGFEDRQGEKEQILTELFREMDTAINTIPAGAVHRSEIRELYRFIQTEVGKEATNLPLIQASLHYLEREKELKSLVVQLRNIIFSGV; encoded by the coding sequence ATGAGTGTAACAAGGGAAGAAGTAGTACAATCAGCAGCCAAGCTTTTTAAAGAACGTGGGTTTCTTTCGACGACGATCCAGGATATTGCCGATGATTGCGGTATTTCCAAAGGGTCGGTCTATAAGTATTTCCCTTCCAAGGAAGACATCTTTAGTGAGGTATTTGATCAATGCCATAACCACTATTTTGATCAAGTCGATGAGCTGACACATCGTACCGGACTATCACCGGAAGAACAGTTTGTTCAGCAGATCGTTCTGCGATTCCGCTATTTTATAGAGTACAAACATATTCTGGTCGAATTTACTGAGCTCCCTATTCAGCAGGATCCCAAGTTCCAGCCGCTCAGACACAAGGTTAGGGGGCGGCTCATAAGGTGGCATAGCGAGTGCTTGCTGCATGTGTTTGGCGAGGAAATCCAGCCGTTCCTGTGGGATTTGGTTGCCATCTATCGGGCGATTCTGAAGGAATATCTGTTTTGGATTGTATATGAGGAGAAGTCGTTATCACTCGAGGAAACGGCGAGGTTCATCTTGGACAAGCTCCATGTGCTCGTTAAGCATATGAGAACGTCCGATCCAAAGTCTTTGCTGAACCAAGCTTCATTCGAGAGGTATTTGAACTGGGGATTCGAGGACCGACAGGGTGAGAAGGAGCAGATTCTTACCGAACTGTTTCGGGAGATGGATACGGCCATTAACACGATCCCGGCCGGCGCCGTGCATCGTTCGGAAATAAGGGAGCTTTACCGGTTTATCCAGACGGAGGTTGGCAAGGAGGCAACGAATCTTCCATTGATACAGGCCTCGCTGCACTATTTGGAGAGGGAGAAGGAACTTAAAAGTCTGGTGGTGCAGTTGAGGAATATTATTTTCTCGGGTGTTTAG
- a CDS encoding MerR family transcriptional regulator: MKIKDFASKYQIQPDTIRYYEKESLLNPVRRENGYREFDEECEKQIQLIIVLKQLGFTIKEIQQLLILRDESLSTECRDTTVLLLNQKIMRLEERIQFYQQALKVVQTIKELASEVRYLENIEDIEKLVLSLFQKDL; this comes from the coding sequence ATGAAAATCAAGGATTTTGCGAGCAAATATCAAATTCAACCGGATACCATTCGTTATTATGAGAAAGAGAGCTTATTGAATCCAGTAAGACGAGAAAATGGGTATCGGGAATTTGATGAAGAATGTGAAAAACAAATACAACTTATCATCGTATTAAAGCAATTAGGTTTTACAATAAAGGAGATTCAACAGTTACTTATACTACGAGATGAATCTCTATCAACAGAATGTAGGGATACAACCGTATTATTATTGAATCAGAAAATAATGAGACTTGAGGAAAGAATCCAGTTTTATCAACAGGCATTGAAGGTCGTACAGACCATTAAAGAACTTGCGAGTGAAGTGAGGTATTTAGAGAATATAGAAGATATTGAGAAACTAGTGCTTAGTTTATTTCAAAAGGATTTATAA